Proteins from one Ranitomeya variabilis isolate aRanVar5 chromosome 1, aRanVar5.hap1, whole genome shotgun sequence genomic window:
- the MGARP gene encoding protein MGARP isoform X2 yields the protein MHLCRNAWQKLAPLTQRGAAALLRTASARQMSSSVPGSSGEALPYYLLVGVALAGGGFYAYRTVSRDRARFNERHEYINTQLKPAFDDYDL from the exons ATGCATCTGTGCCGGAACGCTTGGCAGAAACTGGCCCCCCTGACACAGCGGGGAGCGGCCGCTCTTCTCCGCACTG CTTCTGCCCGGCAGATGTCCAGCAGCGTGCCTGGATCTTCTGGAGAAGCTCTCCCTTATTACCTGTTAGTTGGCGTTGCTCTGGCTGGTGGTGGATTTTAC GCTTACCGGACCGTAAGCAGAGATAGAGCACGTTTCAATGAGCGCCATGAATACATCAATACACAACTGAAACCTGCATTTGACGATTATG atctatga
- the MGARP gene encoding protein MGARP isoform X1 encodes MHLCRNAWQKLAPLTQRGAAALLRTASARQMSSSVPGSSGEALPYYLLVGVALAGGGFYAYRTVSRDRARFNERHEYINTQLKPAFDDYESKSK; translated from the exons ATGCATCTGTGCCGGAACGCTTGGCAGAAACTGGCCCCCCTGACACAGCGGGGAGCGGCCGCTCTTCTCCGCACTG CTTCTGCCCGGCAGATGTCCAGCAGCGTGCCTGGATCTTCTGGAGAAGCTCTCCCTTATTACCTGTTAGTTGGCGTTGCTCTGGCTGGTGGTGGATTTTAC GCTTACCGGACCGTAAGCAGAGATAGAGCACGTTTCAATGAGCGCCATGAATACATCAATACACAACTGAAACCTGCATTTGACGATTATG aGAGCAAAAgtaagtag